A genomic window from Pseudogulbenkiania sp. MAI-1 includes:
- a CDS encoding ABC transporter ATP-binding protein: MASLSIDNVCKTYNNGTDVLKGIDIAIDDGQFLILVGPSGCGKSTLLNMIAGLDDISSGDIRIGERRVNDLSPKDRDIAMVFQSYALYPSMSVRQNISFGLEIRKQPKAEIDATVNRVAEMLQITHLLERKPSQLSGGQRQRVAMGRALARNPSIFLFDEPLSNLDAKLRVEMRTEIKLMHQRLKSTIVYVTHDQIEAMTLGDRIAVMKDGIVQQFGSPQEIYDNPANLFVAGFIGSPSMNFIPATVVESGSQLGVKVCDDKGCVVLPLPHERAKLSAWIGKEVIFGIRPEQITDARTAHREDLPQMECHVKVIEPTGPDTLIFVTLNDTKVCCRAHPTEAKRPGDAMELVFDVSKAVLFDPKTEVRIA; encoded by the coding sequence ATGGCCTCGCTTTCCATCGACAACGTTTGCAAGACCTACAACAACGGCACCGACGTGCTCAAGGGCATCGACATCGCCATCGACGACGGCCAGTTCCTGATCCTGGTCGGCCCCTCGGGCTGCGGCAAGTCCACGCTGCTCAACATGATCGCCGGCCTCGACGACATCAGCTCGGGCGACATCCGCATCGGCGAGCGCCGCGTCAACGACCTGTCGCCCAAGGACCGCGACATCGCCATGGTGTTCCAGAGCTACGCGCTCTACCCCTCGATGAGCGTGCGCCAGAACATCTCGTTCGGGCTGGAGATCCGCAAGCAGCCCAAGGCCGAGATCGACGCCACGGTGAACCGCGTGGCCGAGATGCTGCAGATCACCCACCTGCTGGAGCGCAAGCCCTCGCAGCTGTCCGGCGGCCAGCGCCAGCGCGTGGCGATGGGCCGGGCCCTGGCGCGCAACCCGTCGATCTTCCTGTTCGACGAACCGCTGTCCAACCTCGACGCCAAGCTGCGCGTGGAGATGCGCACCGAGATCAAGCTGATGCATCAGCGCCTCAAGTCGACCATCGTCTACGTGACGCATGACCAGATCGAGGCGATGACGCTGGGCGACCGCATCGCGGTGATGAAAGACGGCATCGTGCAGCAGTTCGGCAGCCCGCAGGAGATCTACGACAACCCGGCCAACCTGTTCGTGGCGGGCTTCATCGGCTCGCCGTCGATGAACTTCATCCCCGCCACGGTGGTGGAATCCGGTAGCCAGCTCGGCGTGAAAGTGTGCGACGACAAGGGCTGCGTGGTACTGCCGCTGCCGCACGAGAGGGCCAAGCTCTCGGCCTGGATCGGCAAGGAAGTGATCTTCGGCATCCGCCCGGAGCAGATCACCGACGCGCGCACCGCGCACCGCGAGGACCTGCCGCAGATGGAATGCCACGTGAAGGTGATCGAGCCCACCGGCCCGGACACGCTGATCTTCGTCACGCTCAACGACACCAAGGTGTGCTGCCGCGCCCACCCCACCGAGGCCAAGCGCCCGGGCGACGCCATGGAACTGGTGTTCGACGTGTCCAAGGCGGTGCTGTTCGACCCCAAAACCGAGGTGCGCATCGCATGA
- a CDS encoding TetR/AcrR family transcriptional regulator — MRYSSRHKAEVRQQIIRTASCRFRSEGMDAVGIANLMADLGLTHGGFYSHFRDKEALVAAACRHGFDELQQRLAELLQAVPPEERLAALVEHYLSPEHRDRPDDGCVAAALGGEVARRDQPSRQAFTAGVEAQLALLANCPPLRAGGAMTASAALALMVGALLLSRAVSDPALSLRFLDEAKRALAPPTE; from the coding sequence ATGCGTTATTCCTCGCGGCACAAGGCGGAGGTACGCCAGCAAATCATCCGGACGGCGTCCTGCCGCTTCCGGTCGGAGGGCATGGACGCGGTCGGCATCGCCAACCTGATGGCCGATCTCGGCCTGACGCACGGCGGTTTCTACAGCCACTTCCGCGACAAGGAAGCGCTGGTCGCTGCTGCCTGCCGCCACGGCTTCGACGAGCTGCAGCAGCGGCTGGCCGAGCTGCTGCAGGCGGTGCCGCCGGAGGAACGGCTGGCGGCACTGGTGGAACACTACCTCAGCCCGGAGCACCGCGACCGCCCCGACGACGGCTGCGTGGCGGCAGCCTTGGGCGGGGAGGTGGCGCGGCGCGACCAGCCGTCGCGCCAGGCCTTCACCGCCGGGGTGGAGGCGCAGCTCGCCCTGCTGGCGAACTGTCCACCGCTGCGCGCCGGCGGCGCGATGACGGCCAGCGCGGCGTTGGCGCTGATGGTGGGGGCCTTGCTGCTGTCGCGCGCGGTCAGCGATCCGGCGCTGTCGCTGCGCTTTTTGGATGAGGCGAAGCGGGCGCTGGCACCGCCGACGGAGTAG
- a CDS encoding sensor histidine kinase, which translates to MSRPRQLSLRRQLLLWLLLPQLVLWLAAAYLAHAMALGYSNEVIDRSLAKSSRALARQVKPFGNGFYVDFPQAAREILEEDPHDRVYYMVSSPPEAFLLGEPAMPRPPATLVPRTGASYFYNAAMTKQGKKLEVRVAALYLNAGTPERPQLMLVQVAKSRALSAELARKILFDMGLPLLGLMLLTSVLVWGGISRGLSPLRNLRRSVENRSARDLAPIEAENAPSEVRALATAINTLLAEVHAQVAQQRRFIADAAHQLRTPLAGLKSQSELVHRELRAAQPDVARACRQLEQVETSVERSIRLVNQLLALARAEPEAGLTLAPLDLAQLAREVTTEAVPRALARDIDLGLEGGEAPLTIAGHAGLLRELLANLLDNAIQYTPAGGEVTVTLQAGPGEAWLRVSDNGPGIPPAERERVFERFYRGSAENKGKGCGLGLAIVQEIARRHRTTVTLSDHAPHGLTVALRFTLLS; encoded by the coding sequence ATGTCCCGCCCCCGCCAGTTGTCGCTGCGCCGCCAGTTGCTGCTGTGGCTGCTGCTGCCGCAGCTGGTGCTGTGGCTCGCCGCCGCCTACCTCGCGCACGCCATGGCGCTGGGCTACAGCAACGAGGTGATCGACCGCAGCCTGGCCAAGTCGTCGCGGGCGCTGGCGCGCCAGGTCAAACCCTTCGGCAACGGCTTCTACGTCGACTTTCCGCAGGCCGCGCGCGAAATCCTCGAAGAAGACCCCCACGACCGCGTCTACTACATGGTCAGCTCGCCACCGGAGGCCTTCCTGCTGGGCGAGCCGGCGATGCCCCGTCCGCCCGCCACGCTGGTCCCGCGCACCGGCGCCAGCTATTTCTACAACGCCGCCATGACGAAGCAGGGGAAGAAGCTGGAGGTGCGCGTGGCGGCGCTGTACCTGAACGCCGGTACGCCGGAACGGCCACAGCTGATGCTGGTGCAAGTGGCCAAGAGCCGCGCGCTCAGCGCCGAGCTGGCGCGCAAGATCCTGTTCGACATGGGCTTGCCGCTGTTGGGCCTGATGCTGTTGACCAGCGTCCTGGTATGGGGCGGCATCAGCCGCGGCCTGTCGCCGCTGAGGAATCTGCGCCGCAGCGTGGAAAACCGCTCGGCGCGCGACCTGGCGCCGATCGAGGCGGAGAACGCGCCGTCCGAGGTGCGGGCGCTCGCCACCGCCATCAACACCCTGCTCGCCGAGGTGCACGCCCAGGTGGCGCAGCAGCGCCGCTTCATCGCCGACGCCGCGCACCAGCTGCGCACCCCGCTGGCAGGGCTCAAGTCGCAAAGCGAGCTGGTGCACCGCGAACTGCGCGCAGCGCAGCCGGACGTGGCGCGCGCCTGCCGCCAGTTGGAGCAAGTCGAAACCAGCGTCGAGCGCTCGATCCGCCTGGTGAACCAGTTGCTCGCGCTGGCACGCGCCGAACCGGAGGCCGGCCTGACGCTGGCGCCGCTCGATCTGGCGCAGCTGGCGCGCGAGGTCACCACCGAGGCCGTGCCGCGGGCGCTGGCGCGCGACATCGACCTCGGGCTGGAAGGCGGCGAGGCGCCGCTGACCATCGCCGGCCACGCCGGCCTGCTGCGCGAACTGCTGGCCAACCTGCTCGACAACGCCATCCAGTACACCCCGGCCGGCGGCGAAGTCACCGTCACGCTGCAGGCGGGGCCGGGCGAAGCCTGGCTGCGCGTCAGCGACAACGGCCCGGGCATTCCGCCCGCCGAGCGCGAGCGCGTGTTCGAGCGCTTCTATCGCGGCAGCGCCGAAAACAAGGGCAAGGGCTGCGGGCTGGGGCTCGCCATCGTGCAGGAAATCGCCCGCCGCCACCGCACCACGGTGACGCTGTCCGACCACGCGCCGCACGGCCTGACGGTGGCACTGCGCTTTACGCTGTTGTCCTGA
- a CDS encoding carbohydrate ABC transporter permease encodes MANKLSIGRLLVYAALALVAVYYLLPLYVMLTTSFKTLDDIRQGNLLSLPQAWDGGAWAKAWASACTGIECGGMKGFFWNSVKMTVPAVLISTMIGAVNGYVVSMWRFKGSDALFTMLLVGCFIPFQVVLLPMAQLLGMLGLANTTTGLVLVHVIYGTAFTTLFFRNFYVTVPDELVKAGRIDGAGFWTIFFRILLPVSGPIFVVCIIWQFTQIWNDFLFGVVFAAGEAQPITVALNNLVNTSTGVKEYNVDMASAIIAALPTLFVYMVAGRYFVRGLTAGAVKG; translated from the coding sequence GTGGCTAACAAGCTCTCTATCGGCCGGCTGCTGGTCTACGCCGCGCTGGCCCTGGTGGCGGTCTACTACCTGCTGCCGCTCTACGTGATGCTGACCACCTCGTTCAAGACGCTGGACGACATCCGCCAGGGCAACCTGTTGTCGCTGCCGCAAGCCTGGGACGGCGGCGCCTGGGCCAAGGCCTGGGCGTCGGCCTGCACCGGCATCGAGTGCGGCGGCATGAAGGGCTTCTTCTGGAACTCGGTGAAGATGACGGTGCCGGCGGTGCTGATCTCGACCATGATCGGCGCGGTCAACGGCTACGTCGTGTCGATGTGGCGCTTCAAGGGTTCGGACGCGCTGTTCACGATGCTGTTGGTGGGCTGCTTCATCCCATTCCAGGTGGTGCTGCTGCCGATGGCGCAACTGCTGGGCATGCTGGGACTCGCCAACACCACCACCGGCCTGGTGCTGGTGCACGTGATCTACGGCACCGCCTTCACCACGCTGTTCTTCCGCAACTTCTACGTGACGGTGCCGGACGAGCTGGTCAAGGCCGGGCGCATCGACGGCGCCGGCTTCTGGACCATCTTCTTCCGCATCCTGCTGCCGGTGTCCGGGCCGATCTTCGTGGTCTGCATCATCTGGCAGTTCACCCAGATCTGGAACGACTTCCTGTTCGGCGTGGTGTTCGCTGCCGGCGAAGCGCAGCCCATCACCGTGGCGCTGAACAATCTGGTGAACACCTCCACCGGGGTCAAGGAATACAACGTCGATATGGCCTCCGCCATCATCGCCGCCCTGCCCACCCTGTTCGTTTACATGGTCGCCGGCCGCTACTTCGTGCGCGGACTGACGGCCGGTGCCGTGAAAGGTTAA
- a CDS encoding aldo/keto reductase family oxidoreductase yields MSTPIGKVRLADGGPELSALAVGAWRLDEWHFDDAALAAWIEHAIAQGLTTFDHADLYGGFTCEALFGRWLKANPARRGEIQLVTKCGIKPPDAARGWTVKHYDTGRAHILASVDNSLRHLGTDHLDLLLIHRPDPLLDPDEVAEAFATLQRAGKVRHFGVSNFSPSQFALLASRTPLVTNQVEASLLHLAPLFDGSFDQCLERRVRPMIWSPLAGGRLFDASAHPALHRVLTTLAEELGVAPATLALAWLLRHPARPLPIVGSRRLASLDEAARAATLPLERQHWFALLEAAQGHAVP; encoded by the coding sequence ATGAGCACGCCCATCGGCAAGGTCCGCCTGGCCGATGGCGGCCCGGAACTGTCGGCGCTGGCGGTCGGGGCATGGCGGCTCGACGAATGGCACTTCGACGACGCCGCGCTGGCAGCGTGGATCGAGCACGCCATCGCGCAGGGCCTCACCACCTTCGACCACGCCGACCTGTATGGCGGGTTCACCTGCGAGGCGCTGTTCGGGCGCTGGCTCAAGGCCAACCCGGCGCGCCGCGGCGAGATCCAGCTGGTGACGAAGTGCGGCATCAAGCCGCCCGACGCCGCGCGCGGCTGGACGGTGAAGCACTATGACACCGGCCGGGCGCACATCCTGGCCTCGGTCGACAACTCGCTGCGCCACCTGGGCACGGACCACCTCGACCTGCTGCTGATCCACCGCCCGGACCCGCTGCTGGACCCGGACGAAGTGGCCGAAGCCTTCGCCACGCTGCAAAGAGCCGGCAAGGTGCGCCACTTCGGTGTCTCCAACTTCAGCCCGAGCCAGTTCGCGCTGCTGGCCTCGCGCACGCCGCTCGTCACCAACCAGGTCGAGGCCTCGCTGCTGCACCTAGCCCCGCTGTTCGACGGCAGCTTCGACCAGTGCCTGGAGCGGCGCGTGCGGCCGATGATCTGGTCGCCGCTGGCCGGCGGCCGGCTGTTCGACGCCTCGGCCCACCCTGCCCTGCACCGGGTGCTGACTACCCTGGCCGAAGAACTCGGCGTCGCGCCCGCCACGCTGGCGCTGGCCTGGCTGCTGCGCCACCCGGCGCGGCCGCTGCCCATCGTCGGCTCGCGCCGGCTGGCGTCACTGGACGAAGCCGCGCGCGCCGCCACGCTGCCGCTCGAGCGCCAGCACTGGTTCGCCCTGCTCGAGGCGGCCCAGGGCCACGCCGTACCCTGA
- the alaC gene encoding alanine transaminase, translating to MSASGKRRFARIDRLPPYVFNITAELKMAARRRGEDIIDMSMGNPDGATPPHIVAKLTEAAQRPDTHGYSASKGIPRLRRAISRWYQERYQVDIDPDTEAIVTIGSKEGLAHLMLATLDRGDTVLVPDPSYPIHIYGAVIAGADIRSVPLIPGVDFFAELERTIRGSYPKPKMIVIGFPSNPTAQCVELDFFERVIALAKKHDIFVVHDLAYADIVFDGWKAPSIMQVPGAKDIAVEFFTLSKSYNMAGWRIGFMVGNPDLVAALARIKSYHDYGTFTPLQIAAIAALEGDQQCVKDIAATYQKRRDVLYKGLCEVGWNVDLPKASMYIWARIPEPYRALGSLEFAKQLLEKAKVSVSPGVGFGDYGDEYVRFALIENEARIRQAVRGIKAMFRADGLIAEKGH from the coding sequence ATGTCTGCATCGGGCAAGCGCCGCTTTGCGCGCATCGACCGCCTCCCCCCCTACGTCTTCAACATCACCGCCGAGCTCAAGATGGCCGCCCGCCGCCGCGGCGAGGACATCATCGACATGAGCATGGGCAACCCCGACGGCGCCACGCCGCCGCACATCGTCGCCAAGCTCACCGAGGCGGCGCAGCGCCCCGATACCCATGGCTATTCGGCCTCCAAGGGCATTCCGCGCCTGCGCCGGGCGATCTCGCGCTGGTACCAGGAGCGCTACCAGGTGGACATCGACCCCGATACCGAGGCCATCGTCACCATCGGCTCCAAGGAAGGCCTGGCGCACCTGATGCTGGCCACGCTCGACCGCGGCGACACCGTGCTGGTGCCCGACCCCAGCTACCCGATCCACATCTACGGCGCGGTGATCGCCGGCGCCGACATCCGCTCGGTGCCGCTGATTCCCGGCGTCGACTTCTTCGCCGAGCTGGAGCGCACCATTCGCGGCAGCTACCCCAAGCCCAAGATGATCGTCATCGGCTTCCCGTCCAACCCCACCGCGCAGTGCGTCGAGCTCGACTTCTTCGAGCGCGTCATCGCGCTGGCGAAGAAGCACGATATCTTCGTGGTGCACGACCTGGCCTACGCCGACATCGTGTTCGACGGCTGGAAGGCGCCCTCCATCATGCAGGTACCGGGCGCCAAGGACATCGCGGTGGAATTCTTCACGCTGTCCAAGAGCTACAACATGGCCGGCTGGCGCATCGGCTTCATGGTCGGCAACCCGGACCTGGTGGCGGCGCTGGCACGCATCAAGAGCTACCACGACTACGGCACCTTCACCCCGCTGCAGATCGCCGCCATCGCCGCGCTGGAAGGCGACCAGCAGTGCGTCAAGGACATCGCCGCCACCTACCAGAAGCGCCGTGACGTGCTCTACAAGGGGCTGTGCGAGGTGGGCTGGAACGTCGACCTGCCCAAGGCCTCGATGTACATCTGGGCGCGCATCCCCGAGCCCTACCGCGCGCTGGGCTCGCTGGAATTCGCCAAGCAGCTACTGGAAAAGGCCAAGGTCTCGGTGTCGCCGGGCGTCGGCTTCGGCGACTACGGCGACGAGTACGTGCGCTTCGCGCTGATCGAGAACGAGGCGCGCATCCGCCAGGCGGTGCGCGGCATCAAGGCGATGTTCCGCGCCGACGGCCTGATCGCGGAGAAGGGCCACTGA
- a CDS encoding ABC transporter substrate-binding protein: MELKRLSAALLAASLLSATAYAGDVEVLHWWTSGGEAKSAVELKKQMTAKGHTWRDFAVAGGGGDNAMTALKTRVMSGNPPTAAQIKGPAIQEWGAEGVLANIDPVAKAGTWDKLLPPVVSQVMKVKGQYVAAPVNVHRVNWLWVNPEAFKKAGASVPKTWPEFFAAADKLQKAGIQPIAHGGQPWQDATLFESVALGVGGPAYYKKAFVQLDQATLAGPTTVKVFETMQRIKGYIDKGAAGRDWNIATGMLITNKAGMQFMGDWAKGEFSAAGKQPNKDYLCVDAPGTAGMFTFNIDSLAMFQQKNPAAVKAQADLAATVMSPAFQETFNLNKGSIPARLDTPMDKFDECAKKSKADLTTASKSGALVPSFAHKMAMPSATEGAMVDVIAQFMNSNMTPQAAAERLAKAGKVK, from the coding sequence ATGGAACTGAAGCGTCTGAGCGCGGCCCTGCTGGCCGCCAGCCTGCTGTCCGCCACCGCCTACGCCGGCGATGTCGAGGTGTTGCACTGGTGGACCTCCGGCGGCGAAGCCAAGTCGGCCGTCGAACTGAAGAAGCAGATGACCGCCAAGGGCCACACCTGGCGCGATTTCGCCGTGGCCGGCGGCGGCGGCGACAACGCCATGACCGCGCTGAAGACGCGCGTGATGTCCGGCAACCCGCCCACCGCCGCCCAGATCAAGGGCCCGGCGATCCAGGAGTGGGGCGCCGAGGGCGTGCTCGCCAACATCGACCCGGTGGCCAAGGCCGGCACCTGGGACAAGCTGCTGCCGCCGGTGGTGAGCCAGGTGATGAAGGTCAAGGGCCAGTACGTGGCCGCCCCGGTCAACGTGCACCGCGTCAACTGGCTGTGGGTCAACCCCGAGGCCTTCAAGAAGGCCGGCGCCAGCGTGCCCAAGACCTGGCCGGAATTCTTTGCCGCCGCCGACAAGCTGCAGAAGGCCGGCATCCAGCCGATCGCCCACGGCGGCCAGCCGTGGCAGGACGCCACGCTGTTCGAATCGGTGGCGCTCGGCGTCGGCGGTCCGGCCTACTACAAGAAGGCCTTCGTGCAGCTCGACCAGGCCACCCTGGCCGGCCCGACCACGGTCAAGGTGTTCGAGACGATGCAGCGCATCAAGGGCTACATCGACAAGGGCGCGGCCGGCCGCGACTGGAACATCGCCACCGGCATGCTCATCACCAACAAGGCCGGCATGCAGTTCATGGGCGACTGGGCCAAGGGCGAGTTCAGCGCCGCCGGCAAGCAGCCTAACAAGGACTACCTGTGCGTCGACGCCCCGGGCACTGCCGGCATGTTCACCTTCAACATCGACAGCCTGGCAATGTTCCAGCAGAAGAACCCGGCCGCGGTGAAGGCGCAGGCCGACCTCGCCGCCACGGTGATGAGCCCGGCGTTCCAGGAAACCTTCAACCTCAACAAGGGTTCGATCCCGGCGCGCCTCGACACGCCGATGGACAAGTTCGACGAGTGCGCCAAGAAGTCCAAGGCCGACCTGACCACCGCCTCCAAGAGCGGCGCGCTGGTGCCGAGCTTCGCCCACAAGATGGCCATGCCGTCGGCCACCGAGGGCGCCATGGTGGACGTCATCGCCCAGTTCATGAACTCGAACATGACCCCGCAGGCCGCCGCCGAGCGCCTGGCCAAGGCCGGCAAGGTCAAGTAA
- a CDS encoding response regulator transcription factor, translated as MKLFLAEDDAVLTDALLTRLAQLGFDTAHAADGITAQQRLLAEEFDAVVLDIGLPGQDGLTVLRNVRVHKPALPILLLTALDSMEDRVAGLDAGADDYLVKPFDFPELEARLRALLRRQRAADVQRDELRFGRLRLDRTGQRAWADHVALDLSGRELQLLDILMRHAERVVTKEQIAAELSGAGEEVGANAVEVYVHRLRKKLDGSGVGVRAVRGLGYLLAGSGDTPS; from the coding sequence ATGAAACTGTTTCTGGCTGAAGACGACGCCGTCCTGACGGACGCCCTGCTGACCCGCCTTGCCCAGCTCGGCTTCGACACCGCCCACGCCGCCGACGGCATCACCGCGCAGCAGCGCCTGCTGGCCGAGGAGTTCGACGCCGTGGTGCTCGACATCGGCCTGCCGGGGCAGGACGGCCTCACCGTGCTGCGCAACGTGCGCGTGCACAAGCCGGCGCTGCCGATCCTGCTGTTGACCGCGCTCGACAGCATGGAAGACCGCGTCGCCGGGCTCGACGCCGGGGCCGACGACTACCTCGTCAAGCCGTTCGACTTCCCCGAACTGGAAGCGCGCCTGCGCGCCCTGCTGCGCCGCCAGCGCGCGGCCGACGTCCAACGCGACGAGTTGCGCTTCGGCCGGCTGCGGCTGGACCGCACCGGCCAGCGCGCCTGGGCCGACCACGTGGCGCTGGACCTGTCGGGACGCGAGCTGCAACTGCTCGACATCCTGATGCGCCACGCCGAACGCGTCGTCACCAAGGAACAGATCGCCGCCGAGCTGTCCGGTGCCGGCGAGGAAGTCGGTGCCAACGCGGTCGAGGTGTACGTGCACCGCCTGCGCAAGAAGCTCGACGGCAGCGGCGTCGGTGTGCGCGCGGTGCGCGGCCTGGGCTACCTGCTCGCCGGCAGCGGCGACACCCCGTCCTGA
- a CDS encoding bifunctional 4-hydroxy-2-oxoglutarate aldolase/2-dehydro-3-deoxy-phosphogluconate aldolase: MDALTLLRQSPVMPVIVVNDAAVAVDLASALVAGGIRTLEITLRTKAALAAMRRIRDEVPDALVGVGTVRTRAHLEAALDAGAQFGLSPGFTPELAAAARASGVPFIPGVATPSEAMHAQDEGFNILKLFPAEAVGGIKLLKALAGPLPELRFCPTGGIDAANAPAYLALPNVLAVGGSWLTPADALAAQDWDRITQLAREASALAVR, translated from the coding sequence ATGGATGCCCTGACTCTGTTACGCCAAAGCCCGGTGATGCCGGTGATCGTGGTCAACGACGCCGCCGTGGCCGTCGACCTCGCCAGCGCCCTGGTCGCCGGCGGGATCCGCACCCTGGAAATCACGCTGCGCACCAAGGCCGCGCTGGCCGCGATGCGCCGCATCCGCGACGAGGTGCCCGATGCGCTGGTCGGCGTCGGCACCGTGCGCACCCGCGCCCATCTGGAAGCCGCGCTCGACGCCGGCGCCCAGTTCGGACTCAGCCCCGGCTTCACCCCGGAGCTGGCCGCCGCCGCGCGCGCCTCCGGCGTGCCGTTCATCCCCGGCGTGGCCACCCCGTCCGAGGCGATGCACGCCCAGGACGAAGGCTTCAACATTCTCAAGCTGTTCCCGGCCGAGGCGGTCGGCGGCATCAAGCTGCTCAAGGCGCTGGCTGGCCCGCTGCCGGAGCTGCGCTTCTGCCCGACCGGCGGCATCGACGCCGCTAACGCGCCGGCCTACTTGGCGCTGCCCAACGTGCTGGCGGTGGGCGGCTCGTGGCTGACCCCGGCCGACGCCCTTGCCGCCCAGGACTGGGACCGCATCACCCAGCTGGCCCGCGAAGCCAGCGCGCTGGCGGTACGCTGA
- a CDS encoding carbohydrate ABC transporter permease, with amino-acid sequence MSHSSSSAGVRALADTAPSSAGHQQLADRWLPRLVLSPTIVMSLVFVYGFIAWTAWLSFTESRLLPRYDWAGLTQYLALFDNERWWTAVTNLGLFGGLFILFALVVGLLLAVLLDQKIRAEGALRAIYLYPMALSFIVTGTAWKWMLNPDMGLQKVLNDWGFANFTFDWLVDPDRAIYTVVIAGVWQSSGFVMALFLAGLRGVDDSIIKAAQVDGASLPTIYRRIVIPSLRPVFFSVLLILSHIAIKSFDLVMALTGGGPGTSSDVPAVFMYQFAFTRGQLGLGAASAMMMLMTIVAVLVPLMYLETRSAKRG; translated from the coding sequence ATGTCTCACTCTTCGTCATCGGCCGGTGTCCGCGCCCTGGCCGACACCGCGCCGTCGTCGGCCGGCCACCAACAGCTGGCCGACCGCTGGCTGCCCAGGCTGGTCCTGAGCCCGACGATCGTCATGAGCCTGGTGTTCGTCTACGGCTTCATCGCCTGGACCGCCTGGCTCTCCTTCACCGAATCGCGCCTGCTGCCGCGCTACGACTGGGCCGGCCTGACCCAGTACCTGGCCTTGTTCGACAACGAGCGCTGGTGGACCGCCGTCACCAACCTGGGCCTGTTCGGCGGCCTGTTCATCCTGTTCGCGCTGGTCGTCGGCCTGCTGCTGGCGGTGCTGCTCGACCAGAAGATCCGCGCCGAGGGCGCGCTGCGTGCCATCTACCTCTACCCGATGGCGCTCTCCTTCATCGTCACCGGTACCGCCTGGAAGTGGATGCTCAACCCCGACATGGGCCTGCAGAAGGTGCTCAACGACTGGGGCTTCGCCAACTTCACCTTCGACTGGCTGGTCGATCCGGACCGCGCCATCTACACCGTGGTGATCGCCGGGGTGTGGCAGTCGTCCGGCTTCGTCATGGCGCTGTTCCTCGCCGGCCTGCGCGGCGTGGACGATTCCATCATCAAGGCGGCGCAGGTGGACGGCGCGAGCCTCCCCACCATCTACCGCCGCATCGTGATCCCCAGCCTGCGCCCGGTGTTTTTCAGCGTGTTGTTGATCCTGTCGCACATCGCCATCAAGAGCTTCGACCTGGTGATGGCGCTGACCGGCGGCGGCCCGGGCACCTCGTCCGACGTGCCGGCCGTGTTCATGTACCAGTTCGCCTTCACGCGCGGCCAGCTCGGCCTCGGCGCGGCCTCGGCGATGATGATGCTGATGACCATCGTGGCGGTGCTGGTACCGTTGATGTACCTGGAAACGAGGAGTGCGAAACGTGGCTAA